The following are encoded together in the Planococcus antarcticus DSM 14505 genome:
- a CDS encoding SGNH/GDSL hydrolase family protein encodes MKKYWIATMAGFMLFSGTAAAAAELQIPAAYVAIGDSLAAGQTPERQIDAGYANLIAQELSRNQPVASFSKSLAFPGFTTNDVLESIQTDEAGEVLSSANLITVSAGANDLLRLVQNDPKQGSLTFQQVQVDFALNKARKNMDLILAELTEQSPGAAVYVMGYYFAYPHVRDNQKNGTAKQLDRLNEILQRSAEKAGAIFVSVDQSFGANAVDKVPNAADVHPNVAGYQAMANAFFREYQEAWTVEDLELPPPNPFSFEQIMEAQEQEDQENPEDSEVEETAQRPSDHSPTGYLALQESIPHI; translated from the coding sequence ATGAAGAAGTATTGGATTGCGACAATGGCGGGATTTATGCTGTTCAGCGGAACGGCTGCTGCTGCGGCTGAGCTTCAAATTCCAGCAGCGTACGTTGCAATTGGGGACTCGCTGGCGGCTGGACAAACACCTGAACGCCAAATAGATGCTGGTTATGCGAATTTGATTGCTCAGGAACTGTCGCGCAATCAACCTGTGGCATCTTTTTCGAAAAGCTTGGCATTTCCGGGGTTTACCACTAATGATGTATTAGAGAGTATTCAGACGGACGAGGCGGGGGAAGTGCTTTCCTCGGCAAATCTTATTACCGTATCGGCAGGAGCGAATGATTTGCTGCGTCTGGTGCAGAATGATCCAAAACAGGGATCTTTAACTTTTCAGCAGGTCCAGGTTGATTTTGCACTTAACAAAGCAAGGAAAAACATGGACTTGATCTTGGCTGAGCTTACTGAACAGTCTCCTGGTGCAGCTGTCTACGTGATGGGCTATTATTTTGCTTATCCACATGTTCGTGACAACCAGAAGAATGGAACGGCCAAGCAGCTTGATCGGCTCAATGAAATTCTTCAGCGCTCGGCTGAAAAGGCGGGTGCCATTTTTGTATCGGTTGACCAGTCTTTTGGCGCGAATGCCGTGGATAAGGTTCCGAATGCAGCAGATGTTCACCCAAACGTAGCTGGTTACCAGGCAATGGCAAATGCATTTTTCCGTGAATATCAAGAAGCATGGACTGTGGAGGATCTCGAATTGCCGCCGCCAAATCCATTTTCTTTCGAACAAATAATGGAAGCACAGGAACAAGAAGACCAGGAGAATCCGGAGGACAGCGAAGTTGAAGAAACAGCACAGCGGCCTTCTGATCACAGCCCGACCGGCTACCTGGCTTTGCAGGAATCAATCCCTCATATCTAG